The Silvanigrella paludirubra genome contains a region encoding:
- a CDS encoding LysM peptidoglycan-binding domain-containing protein: protein MKSLHPIKLKIFIFITIILSLYCSKSIKSEVLISENNCQKYTVLENENIVFILKKHSLYPIFGKEGSLAKTYKLQSKNKNENKNLVYKGDVICLPQKNNITINIKTIENKKIDNVIPKIENNPKENIEQKNISTKICQDYTIHKGDTLFTILREKKLFPIFGKMGSLEETLKLNTLSDKDIKNLKINSNLCLPFKNNIIANKINEENHIIENTEKINENENLKISYEFNPILNKEKKEKYLSTEKKEIPHNKIITENKNKNIKTKKINENKKTDDKIKQNLQSEPVANLKCMEYKTKEGESLIEILRSQKRIPIYGINGSFNQTLSLNPNIKKNNPKFKEGEVICLESIQKSQTLENSLVQEKQEDKDNSNHMVYFEGGGKYLRLIEKDNDNGTSAKLLSRLMISVEGGLIQKWTPSLYSYFGINFGVTQIMQSDTSVVIGDDIIRLTNYFLGIKYYFFPDFYGNMEYGYGDALLFRAINSNTMQVEKMATAKIKILGGYTFLNFEKLKFNGEAAFLINTPFNNEIYASQIGTGYEAAFVSSYETKDWEVRARLHYSRYITNIPPVTFDYTEIGILLRLSAYLPQ from the coding sequence TTGAAAAGCTTGCATCCTATAAAATTGAAAATTTTTATTTTTATTACAATCATTCTATCTTTGTATTGCTCAAAATCTATAAAATCAGAAGTATTAATAAGTGAAAATAATTGTCAAAAATATACAGTATTAGAAAATGAAAATATAGTTTTTATCCTTAAAAAACACTCTTTATATCCTATTTTTGGAAAAGAAGGATCTCTTGCTAAAACTTATAAATTGCAAAGTAAAAATAAAAATGAAAATAAAAATTTAGTATACAAAGGAGATGTCATCTGCCTTCCTCAAAAAAACAATATTACTATAAACATTAAAACAATTGAGAATAAAAAAATAGACAATGTAATTCCTAAAATTGAAAATAATCCAAAAGAAAATATTGAGCAAAAAAATATTTCGACAAAAATATGTCAAGACTATACAATTCATAAAGGAGATACTTTATTTACAATACTAAGGGAAAAAAAATTATTTCCAATTTTTGGAAAAATGGGTTCATTAGAAGAAACATTAAAGTTAAATACTTTATCAGATAAAGATATTAAAAATTTAAAAATAAATAGTAATTTATGCCTTCCATTTAAAAACAACATAATAGCTAATAAGATCAATGAAGAAAATCATATTATTGAAAACACAGAAAAAATAAATGAAAATGAAAATTTAAAAATAAGTTATGAATTTAATCCAATTTTAAACAAAGAAAAAAAAGAGAAATATTTATCCACAGAGAAAAAAGAAATCCCTCATAATAAAATTATTACTGAAAATAAAAACAAAAATATAAAAACAAAAAAAATAAATGAAAACAAAAAAACAGATGATAAAATTAAACAAAACCTGCAAAGCGAACCCGTTGCAAATTTAAAATGCATGGAATATAAAACAAAAGAAGGAGAAAGCCTAATTGAAATTTTAAGATCCCAAAAAAGAATACCTATTTATGGAATAAATGGTTCTTTTAATCAAACTCTTTCATTAAATCCAAACATAAAAAAAAATAATCCTAAATTTAAAGAAGGAGAAGTGATTTGTTTAGAAAGTATTCAAAAAAGTCAAACTCTAGAAAATAGTTTAGTTCAAGAAAAACAAGAAGACAAAGATAACAGCAATCATATGGTTTATTTTGAAGGCGGAGGAAAATACCTAAGACTTATCGAAAAGGATAATGATAATGGAACATCTGCAAAGCTTCTCTCAAGATTAATGATAAGCGTAGAAGGCGGCCTAATTCAAAAATGGACACCAAGTTTATATTCCTATTTTGGAATTAATTTTGGGGTAACACAAATAATGCAATCAGATACTTCTGTGGTAATTGGTGATGATATCATTCGACTTACAAATTATTTTTTAGGTATTAAATATTATTTTTTTCCAGATTTTTATGGAAACATGGAGTATGGATATGGTGATGCGCTTTTATTTAGAGCTATCAATTCAAATACAATGCAAGTAGAAAAAATGGCAACAGCAAAAATAAAGATTTTAGGGGGATATACATTTCTAAATTTTGAAAAATTAAAATTTAATGGAGAAGCCGCTTTTTTAATAAATACCCCTTTTAATAATGAAATATATGCTTCTCAAATTGGAACCGGTTATGAAGCCGCTTTTGTCTCTAGTTATGAAACAAAAGATTGGGAAGTAAGAGCACGTCTACATTATTCAAGATATATTACAAATATTCCACCAGTTACTTTTGATTATACTGAGATAGGAATTCTTTTGAGATTATCTGCTTATTTACCTCAATAA
- a CDS encoding EcsC family protein: MSEKLSESLIMKALDWAYEKATSNALIGIESSHTLAESYLREEGSLENRIDSLIRWQNTKAAALGFAAGLGGIIAIPVTIPANLASVLFVQVRMIAAIAIMNGYDVRDDRVKTMIFACMCGSAGSDILKNVGIELSTKFLNNILHKISQETIIKINKAVGFRLLSRFGGTGVINFGKAVPLVGALVGGTFDGVTTNIIGNVAKKMFLKE, translated from the coding sequence ATGTCAGAAAAACTGAGTGAATCTTTAATAATGAAAGCCCTTGATTGGGCTTATGAAAAAGCAACTTCAAATGCTTTAATTGGTATTGAAAGCTCTCATACTCTTGCAGAAAGCTATTTAAGAGAAGAAGGCTCATTGGAAAATAGAATTGATTCCTTAATCCGTTGGCAAAATACAAAAGCAGCTGCTTTAGGTTTTGCTGCTGGGCTTGGCGGAATCATTGCTATTCCGGTTACTATTCCGGCAAATCTTGCAAGTGTTTTATTTGTTCAGGTTCGTATGATTGCTGCCATTGCAATCATGAATGGATATGATGTTCGAGACGACCGTGTAAAAACCATGATTTTTGCTTGTATGTGTGGCTCTGCTGGAAGTGATATTTTGAAAAATGTAGGAATAGAATTGAGTACAAAGTTTTTGAATAATATTCTTCATAAAATTAGCCAAGAAACAATTATAAAAATCAATAAAGCGGTTGGATTTCGTTTATTATCAAGATTTGGTGGGACGGGAGTGATTAATTTTGGAAAGGCTGTTCCTTTAGTAGGAGCTTTAGTTGGTGGCACTTTTGATGGTGTGACCACCAACATCATTGGCAATGTAGCTAAAAAAATGTTTTTAAAAGAATAA
- a CDS encoding CobW family GTP-binding protein — protein MSSNKEYPVTVVTGFLGSGKTTLLNRMLQENHGKKIAVILNEIGDVNLDSELVVQSIGEELKIMNNGCVCCTVRGDLTKICLDLIKKKIDFDHVVIETTGMADPSPVAQTFFMDENLRKFFYLDAVVTVVDAKHIDINLAEIKETQDQIGFADVILLNKIDTISEDKVKEVETKIKSINSIAKIFKTVNSNIQIGEVLGINAFDLQARSELDPEITKEYHEHNHDDSIQSIYLEETRPLDMERLNRFMQLVISELGNQVLRYKGILYIKDEPKRIVFQGVHTTMGSNEDRAWEENETKKTRIVFIGRHLPKDVLEEGLSLCVAK, from the coding sequence ATGAGCAGTAATAAAGAATATCCCGTTACCGTTGTTACCGGTTTTTTAGGATCAGGAAAAACAACTCTATTAAACAGAATGCTTCAAGAAAATCACGGTAAAAAAATTGCTGTTATTTTAAATGAAATTGGGGATGTTAATTTAGATTCCGAACTTGTTGTTCAAAGCATAGGCGAAGAGCTTAAAATCATGAATAACGGTTGTGTTTGTTGCACAGTTAGAGGAGATCTTACAAAAATTTGTCTCGATCTTATTAAAAAGAAAATTGATTTTGATCATGTTGTTATTGAAACAACGGGAATGGCAGACCCTAGCCCTGTTGCACAAACTTTTTTTATGGACGAAAACTTACGTAAATTCTTTTATCTTGATGCTGTTGTTACTGTAGTTGATGCAAAACATATTGATATCAATTTAGCTGAAATAAAAGAAACTCAAGACCAAATTGGTTTTGCTGATGTCATTTTATTAAATAAAATAGATACAATTAGTGAAGATAAAGTAAAAGAAGTAGAAACAAAAATAAAATCTATCAACTCAATAGCTAAAATTTTTAAAACAGTAAATTCAAATATTCAAATTGGAGAAGTTTTAGGAATTAATGCTTTTGATTTACAAGCAAGAAGCGAACTCGATCCTGAGATAACAAAAGAATACCACGAACATAATCACGATGATTCCATTCAAAGTATTTACCTTGAAGAAACACGTCCACTAGACATGGAACGTTTAAATCGATTTATGCAACTTGTCATTAGTGAATTAGGCAACCAAGTGTTACGTTATAAAGGCATTTTATATATTAAAGATGAACCTAAACGCATCGTGTTTCAAGGTGTACACACCACAATGGGAAGCAATGAAGACAGAGCTTGGGAAGAAAATGAAACGAAAAAAACAAGAATTGTTTTTATTGGACGCCATCTTCCAAAAGATGTTTTAGAAGAAGGCCTTTCTCTTTGTGTTGCTAAATAA
- a CDS encoding FliG C-terminal domain-containing protein, with protein MTPAQKAAAILALAGEENASKLIQNIPEFEVKKILRSFSRIPMLTETDIENIAKEFLKIIKNLNSDSAKFSIEHAKKILYAANNTIKDPKWIDSISDSFLIDEIRKILDELDEKILFNWLKLELPQTISLVLSISNPEKSSSLFKRFEDFIRCELILRISQMNHVDTPELENLYEELDKLKRNVNPREINAGGFEKIKSVLQVSSKDQREKLLEGIKLRDPELAKKLIEDLLSLSRLADLDQIHLSYLCSSLTDQILSMGLRLESPEIKEKFLRGVSKKRRHLIEESWEGHKQPKKEAEEAAAFIVKKALELKDSGKIVFPWEETLV; from the coding sequence ATGACGCCTGCACAAAAAGCAGCAGCTATTCTTGCTTTAGCTGGAGAAGAAAATGCTAGTAAATTAATACAAAATATTCCTGAATTTGAAGTCAAAAAAATATTAAGATCTTTTTCAAGAATACCAATGCTAACAGAAACTGATATTGAAAATATTGCAAAAGAATTCTTAAAAATAATTAAAAATTTAAACTCAGATTCTGCTAAATTCTCAATAGAACATGCAAAAAAAATATTATACGCTGCTAATAATACAATAAAAGACCCCAAATGGATTGATAGTATTTCAGATTCTTTTTTAATTGATGAAATTAGAAAAATATTAGATGAACTAGATGAAAAAATTCTTTTTAACTGGCTTAAATTAGAACTTCCACAAACAATATCTCTTGTTCTATCTATTTCAAATCCAGAAAAATCAAGCTCCCTATTTAAACGTTTTGAAGATTTTATTCGCTGTGAACTTATTTTACGTATCAGCCAAATGAATCATGTCGATACTCCCGAATTAGAAAATTTATATGAGGAGCTTGATAAACTAAAAAGAAATGTAAATCCTAGAGAAATCAATGCGGGTGGTTTTGAAAAAATTAAAAGTGTTTTGCAAGTTTCTTCAAAAGATCAAAGAGAAAAACTCCTTGAAGGGATAAAATTAAGAGACCCTGAACTAGCAAAAAAACTCATAGAAGATCTCCTCTCTTTAAGCAGACTTGCCGATCTGGATCAAATTCATTTATCTTACTTATGCTCTAGTTTAACAGATCAAATTCTTTCGATGGGACTTAGGCTAGAAAGCCCTGAAATAAAAGAAAAATTCTTAAGAGGTGTATCAAAAAAAAGAAGACATCTTATTGAAGAGTCATGGGAAGGACACAAACAACCCAAAAAAGAAGCGGAAGAGGCCGCTGCTTTTATTGTTAAAAAAGCATTAGAGTTAAAGGATTCTGGAAAAATTGTATTTCCCTGGGAAGAAACTTTGGTATAA
- a CDS encoding acyl-CoA thioesterase, producing the protein MSTNNPIRVVSPSEVVINNKVYIRVTSHLVLSAHLNAANNLFGGLLVQWADECAGIYVMEILKTHHVVTKKISEVLFNEPAKLGDVLEFLCCVKSVGKTSITVECVTRAKQIDTEDRLRTILNCDLVFVKIDKFGRSTHHNFVLEES; encoded by the coding sequence ATGTCAACAAATAATCCAATTAGGGTCGTAAGCCCAAGCGAAGTAGTGATTAATAATAAGGTTTATATTCGAGTCACTTCTCATTTAGTTTTAAGTGCGCATCTAAATGCAGCGAATAATCTTTTTGGTGGTCTTCTTGTTCAATGGGCTGATGAGTGTGCTGGTATTTATGTCATGGAAATTTTAAAAACGCATCATGTTGTAACAAAAAAAATATCGGAAGTTCTTTTTAATGAGCCCGCTAAACTAGGTGACGTTCTAGAGTTTTTGTGCTGCGTTAAATCTGTTGGCAAAACATCGATCACGGTAGAATGCGTAACAAGAGCAAAACAGATTGACACAGAAGATAGACTACGTACTATCTTAAACTGCGATCTCGTGTTTGTGAAAATAGATAAATTTGGCCGATCTACCCACCATAATTTTGTATTAGAGGAAAGCTAA
- a CDS encoding acetoacetate--CoA ligase: protein MFKAQQFKTFFTSSAECQWEPSQEKVYSSNLYHFIKAVNLKFNLNITNFEELYRWSIGTDHLKNVENFWSFLWDYTNIKSTIKGNIIAENLTSFENVKWFPEAKLNFAENILRKKNNDNAILFKGENILSRNLTWLELNQNVSKIQQFLIENNIKTEDRIALFIPNIPEAIVFLLAASSIGAICTFCSPDFGVQGIIDRFSQVEPTVFVYSDYYLYNGKKISTIEKVNESLKRLPTIKKIVEISYFSEKNSEFLLSKNLKENFKFYHSILNEYSSKEISFKQLPFNHPLYIMYSSGTTGIPKCIVHGAGGTLLQHLKEHQLHCDFKSGDKVFYYTTCGWMMWQWLVSSLASECTVLLYDGSPFYPSPDVLFEYIDKEQARFFGTSAKFIDSIRKINLIPKEKYSFQYLDTIGSTGSPLVAESFDYVYLNIKQNICLSSLSGGTDIISCFVLGNPIGKVYRGEIQSCGLGMKVEVFSDEGKKIYSDKGELVCSLPFPSQPIYFWNDKDNSKYKASYFNKYKNVWHHGDWMEINDHGGIIIYGRSDSTLNPGGVRIGTAEIYRQVEQFDEIIESLAIDQKWGNDSRIILFVKMKEGKNLSDLLIQDIKLKLKINCSPRHIPAKIIAVPDIPKTKSGKIVEIAVKNIVNKNEVKNKESMANPDSLLFFENINELTME, encoded by the coding sequence ATGTTTAAAGCTCAACAATTTAAAACATTTTTTACAAGTTCTGCCGAATGTCAATGGGAACCCTCACAAGAAAAAGTTTATTCTTCCAATTTGTATCATTTTATAAAAGCTGTTAACTTAAAATTTAATTTAAATATTACTAATTTTGAAGAGCTTTATCGCTGGTCAATTGGGACAGATCATTTAAAAAATGTAGAAAATTTTTGGAGCTTTTTATGGGATTATACGAATATAAAATCGACTATAAAAGGAAATATAATAGCAGAAAATTTAACTTCTTTTGAAAATGTTAAATGGTTTCCAGAAGCAAAGCTAAATTTCGCTGAAAATATTTTAAGGAAAAAAAATAACGATAATGCCATCCTTTTTAAAGGTGAAAATATTCTTTCACGTAATTTAACTTGGCTGGAGTTAAATCAAAATGTTTCAAAAATTCAGCAATTTTTAATTGAAAATAATATAAAAACAGAAGATCGTATTGCTTTATTTATTCCAAATATACCAGAGGCTATTGTCTTTCTTCTTGCGGCATCAAGTATTGGTGCTATTTGTACTTTTTGTTCTCCAGATTTTGGGGTGCAGGGTATTATCGATCGTTTTAGTCAAGTAGAACCTACTGTATTTGTATATTCAGATTATTATTTATACAATGGAAAAAAAATATCTACTATTGAAAAAGTAAATGAATCCTTAAAAAGGCTTCCTACAATTAAAAAAATTGTTGAGATATCCTATTTTTCAGAGAAAAATAGTGAATTTTTGCTTTCTAAAAATTTAAAAGAAAATTTTAAATTTTACCATTCTATTTTAAATGAATACTCTAGTAAAGAAATTTCATTTAAACAATTGCCATTTAATCATCCCTTATACATCATGTATTCTTCAGGAACAACGGGAATTCCAAAATGTATTGTTCATGGGGCAGGTGGTACTTTATTACAACATTTAAAAGAACATCAATTGCATTGTGATTTTAAATCTGGAGATAAGGTATTTTATTATACAACATGTGGTTGGATGATGTGGCAATGGCTTGTATCAAGTTTAGCTTCAGAATGTACTGTTTTGCTTTATGATGGTTCTCCTTTTTATCCATCACCAGATGTTTTATTTGAATATATTGATAAGGAACAAGCTCGATTTTTTGGTACTTCTGCTAAGTTTATAGATTCCATTCGAAAAATTAATTTAATTCCTAAAGAAAAGTATTCATTTCAATATTTAGATACGATTGGCTCTACTGGGTCGCCTTTGGTTGCTGAAAGTTTTGATTATGTTTATTTAAATATAAAACAAAATATTTGTTTATCGTCTTTATCAGGTGGTACAGATATTATTTCCTGTTTTGTTCTTGGAAACCCTATAGGAAAAGTCTATCGTGGTGAAATACAGTCATGTGGATTAGGAATGAAAGTTGAAGTTTTTTCAGATGAGGGCAAAAAGATTTATAGTGATAAAGGAGAACTTGTCTGCTCATTGCCATTTCCATCTCAACCAATATATTTTTGGAATGACAAAGATAATTCAAAATATAAAGCAAGTTACTTTAATAAATATAAAAATGTTTGGCACCATGGTGACTGGATGGAAATAAATGATCATGGTGGTATCATTATTTATGGAAGATCTGACTCCACATTAAATCCTGGTGGAGTTCGTATTGGAACTGCTGAAATATATCGGCAAGTAGAACAGTTTGACGAAATAATAGAATCTCTAGCCATAGATCAAAAATGGGGTAATGATTCTCGAATTATTCTTTTCGTTAAGATGAAAGAAGGAAAAAATTTGAGTGATTTGCTTATTCAGGATATAAAATTAAAATTAAAAATAAATTGTTCGCCAAGACATATTCCAGCTAAAATTATTGCTGTACCAGATATCCCTAAAACAAAATCGGGTAAAATTGTAGAAATTGCAGTAAAAAATATTGTAAATAAAAATGAAGTAAAAAATAAAGAGTCTATGGCAAATCCTGATTCTTTACTTTTTTTTGAGAATATTAATGAATTAACTATGGAATAA
- a CDS encoding histidine phosphatase family protein, producing the protein MQIEESHRLPILILFRHGQTDYNAQKRFQGQINCSLNPNGIEQAHKTAEHITELLKLLLTKNSNSKIIECLTSDLQRSKETSQTVSKLIEKNLNIKLSFIETVSLREYHSGELTNYTIDEYSEKYPKVIEEYFKSYKEDPWNTKFPGKEAESWHMVSKRISKNLKKLNDNFISFEKEQNKLSKKLIENTSNNIYIWSTHGGIIRNLLHLMSIDQNNEIQSYGNGDVLLLRPVMNYKNINKFNENKDTDNPAAIYPLEQAKFHEFYVVWEILNHLKVGDSVTALTDLQSHIK; encoded by the coding sequence ATGCAAATTGAGGAATCACATCGTTTACCAATATTAATTTTGTTTCGTCATGGGCAGACTGATTACAATGCACAAAAGCGTTTTCAAGGACAAATAAATTGCTCACTTAACCCAAATGGCATTGAACAAGCTCATAAAACCGCTGAACATATTACTGAATTGCTAAAATTGCTTTTAACTAAAAATAGCAATTCTAAAATAATAGAATGTTTAACATCTGATCTTCAAAGATCAAAAGAAACATCGCAAACTGTGTCTAAACTGATAGAAAAAAATTTAAATATCAAATTAAGTTTTATAGAAACTGTTTCTTTACGTGAATACCATTCTGGTGAATTAACAAATTATACCATAGATGAATATTCAGAAAAATATCCTAAAGTAATAGAAGAATATTTTAAATCCTATAAAGAAGATCCTTGGAACACGAAATTCCCTGGAAAAGAAGCTGAGTCTTGGCATATGGTTTCAAAAAGAATTTCAAAAAATTTAAAAAAATTAAATGATAATTTTATTTCATTTGAGAAAGAGCAAAATAAATTATCAAAAAAATTAATAGAAAATACCTCAAACAATATTTATATATGGTCTACCCATGGTGGTATTATCCGAAACCTGTTGCACCTCATGTCTATTGACCAAAACAATGAAATTCAATCCTATGGCAACGGGGATGTTCTTCTTTTGCGTCCTGTTATGAATTATAAAAACATAAATAAATTTAATGAAAATAAAGATACAGACAATCCAGCAGCTATATATCCTCTTGAACAAGCTAAATTTCATGAATTTTATGTTGTTTGGGAAATTTTAAATCACTTAAAAGTTGGTGATTCCGTAACTGCTTTAACGGACTTACAATCGCATATAAAATAA
- a CDS encoding fibronectin type III domain-containing protein, with protein MNRFKGFLNKIFIILLVALSFIHDITNAAEKNYLIYNVKKHDTLYKILKKYKLFPIFGKKGYLKKTLELNPNKKKTKGNLIYPREKIKIPILVNKKLPAKTIQQKNEELQPPPPEVKTTIELKSKLDSRDVILNWDVKDQQQPLTFEIQRSLFSGTQYRILSQNIKENEFKDMDLVLNNTYYYIVNGVDSSGKTITSNEVSILYSPIFFKSLSGKLNEKKIELKWEEYDKNNKATYEVKRATVKGEEYRVIADNLDSLNFTDESIAPNKTYTYMITAKSSGVEIANSNEISVTSYKGFDIPSAFKYSLGTSYLSYHEYNTQNNTDVVLNSSVSPSFDFKYSLDWTKEFSTYSSLGFIYIDLLNSSFYNIANNPNYLFNFHLGLFYNFYKNLYVINDLSFSQDVIYKPYSNNNSLQKIFTFNNKISGGVYFLKTDSLKIATEAGYIFTLPFGYNPVSVGNGYELSFKINKQFSIFEFGSRLYYLNRNVNTPQVKSNINDFGIIGEFSVPLSIGN; from the coding sequence TTGAATCGTTTTAAAGGATTTTTAAATAAAATATTTATAATATTATTAGTTGCCTTATCCTTTATACACGATATTACAAATGCGGCTGAAAAAAATTATTTAATTTATAACGTAAAAAAACACGATACCCTATATAAAATTCTTAAAAAATATAAATTATTTCCTATATTTGGTAAAAAGGGTTACTTAAAAAAGACTCTTGAATTAAACCCTAATAAAAAGAAAACAAAAGGTAATTTAATTTACCCAAGAGAAAAAATAAAAATTCCAATATTAGTGAATAAAAAATTACCTGCAAAAACAATTCAACAAAAAAATGAAGAATTACAACCTCCACCACCCGAAGTAAAAACGACTATTGAATTAAAATCTAAATTGGATTCAAGAGATGTTATTTTGAACTGGGATGTAAAAGATCAACAACAACCTCTTACATTTGAAATCCAAAGATCATTATTTAGTGGAACTCAGTATAGGATCCTTTCACAAAATATCAAAGAAAATGAATTTAAAGACATGGATTTGGTTTTAAATAATACTTATTATTATATTGTAAATGGAGTTGATTCATCTGGAAAAACAATTACTTCAAATGAAGTTTCAATTTTATACAGCCCCATATTTTTTAAAAGTCTTTCAGGTAAATTAAATGAGAAAAAAATAGAATTGAAATGGGAGGAATATGATAAAAATAATAAAGCAACATATGAGGTTAAACGAGCAACTGTAAAAGGCGAAGAATATAGAGTTATTGCTGATAATTTAGATTCACTTAATTTCACAGATGAATCTATTGCTCCAAATAAAACATATACCTACATGATAACTGCAAAATCTTCCGGAGTTGAAATTGCTAATTCTAATGAAATTAGTGTTACTTCATATAAAGGCTTTGATATTCCCTCAGCATTTAAATATTCATTAGGTACTTCTTATCTTTCTTATCATGAGTATAATACACAGAATAATACTGATGTCGTTTTAAATTCATCTGTAAGTCCTAGTTTCGATTTTAAATATTCATTAGATTGGACAAAAGAATTTTCCACTTACTCTTCATTAGGTTTTATTTATATAGATTTATTAAATTCATCTTTTTATAACATTGCAAATAATCCAAATTATTTATTTAATTTCCATTTAGGCTTATTTTATAATTTTTATAAAAATTTGTATGTAATAAATGACTTATCTTTTTCACAAGATGTCATTTATAAACCTTATAGTAACAATAATTCATTACAAAAAATATTTACTTTTAATAATAAAATATCTGGAGGTGTTTATTTTCTTAAGACAGATTCATTAAAAATTGCAACAGAAGCTGGTTATATATTCACATTACCTTTTGGATATAATCCTGTAAGTGTAGGAAATGGATATGAATTGTCTTTTAAAATAAACAAACAATTTTCCATTTTTGAATTTGGTAGCAGGTTATATTATTTAAATAGAAATGTAAATACACCTCAAGTGAAATCAAATATAAATGATTTTGGTATCATAGGTGAATTTAGCGTTCCCTTAAGTATTGGTAATTAA
- a CDS encoding succinylglutamate desuccinylase/aspartoacylase domain-containing protein — MEKYQEKVAYYLNEFQKYEKKYGNGIPYSITINKGKHSGHIIFSSLVHGNEVGSLPGILKCIDDIISNKIKFFGKVSFFLGNIEACLKNLRFVESDLNRSFGENYKGALSKERKRALEIMPLLKQADVYFDFHQTIMPCLKPFYIFEMNKQSYYWARAAGVANTLVTRKKGVSFSSAGMCTDEFVRSLHKAGITIELGEKGFHKESEIMSYEIMKRSLKCLDKVFLNHSSIIKLSRKNIDFEFLNIVYREPFHHAKMQLNEGIINFKSITTETKLGVNQFGKDIFSKYSGYILFPKYPKRTENGEAIPPLPGEIFVVADKTKEHPLVWKE, encoded by the coding sequence TTGGAAAAATATCAAGAAAAAGTAGCATACTATTTAAATGAATTCCAAAAATATGAAAAAAAATATGGCAATGGAATTCCTTATTCCATAACTATAAATAAGGGAAAACATTCTGGTCATATTATTTTTTCTTCTCTTGTTCATGGCAATGAAGTTGGCTCTTTGCCTGGTATTCTAAAATGCATTGATGATATTATATCAAATAAAATTAAATTTTTTGGAAAAGTTTCATTTTTTCTTGGAAATATTGAAGCGTGCCTTAAAAATTTACGTTTTGTTGAATCCGATTTAAATCGGAGTTTTGGAGAAAATTATAAAGGCGCATTAAGTAAAGAAAGAAAAAGAGCTCTTGAAATCATGCCTCTGTTAAAACAAGCTGATGTTTATTTCGATTTTCATCAAACCATTATGCCCTGTTTAAAACCATTCTATATTTTTGAAATGAATAAACAAAGCTATTATTGGGCAAGAGCAGCTGGAGTTGCAAATACTTTAGTCACAAGGAAAAAAGGTGTTTCTTTTTCTTCTGCAGGAATGTGCACCGATGAATTTGTAAGATCTCTTCATAAAGCAGGTATTACGATAGAGTTAGGTGAAAAAGGCTTTCATAAAGAATCGGAAATTATGTCGTATGAAATTATGAAACGCTCTCTAAAATGTTTAGATAAAGTCTTTCTAAACCATAGCTCAATTATAAAACTTTCTCGCAAAAATATAGATTTTGAATTTTTGAATATTGTTTACAGAGAACCTTTTCATCATGCTAAAATGCAACTGAATGAAGGAATTATAAATTTTAAATCCATAACGACAGAGACAAAATTAGGCGTGAATCAATTTGGTAAGGACATATTTTCTAAATATTCTGGTTATATTTTATTTCCAAAATACCCCAAAAGAACTGAAAATGGTGAAGCAATACCTCCATTACCTGGAGAAATATTTGTTGTCGCAGATAAAACAAAAGAACACCCCTTAGTTTGGAAAGAATAA
- a CDS encoding FmdB family zinc ribbon protein: protein MPIYLYEPTLWSENEEVKECCFFEIIQSFKDEPLQACPTCGHKIHRAVTSFSVTNKTKDSSLSENDLYQSFHKNKDSPSAKAAQMAMRHICRSGCSH from the coding sequence TTGCCAATTTATCTCTATGAACCTACATTATGGTCTGAAAATGAAGAAGTAAAAGAATGTTGTTTTTTTGAAATAATTCAATCATTTAAGGACGAGCCTCTTCAAGCCTGCCCAACGTGCGGACATAAAATTCACCGTGCTGTTACTTCGTTTAGTGTAACAAATAAAACAAAAGACTCCTCATTAAGTGAAAATGATTTATATCAAAGTTTTCATAAAAATAAGGATTCTCCATCTGCTAAAGCTGCGCAAATGGCAATGAGACATATTTGTCGCTCAGGATGTAGTCATTAA